The following are from one region of the Bacillota bacterium genome:
- a CDS encoding MoaD/ThiS family protein produces the protein MKVAIELFGTIRHVDSRYSRTGVTAADLLPGAKVADALATLGLDTVAVQLALVTVNGQRATLDTPLHEGDVVRLISSVSGG, from the coding sequence ATGAAGGTGGCCATAGAGCTATTCGGGACCATCCGCCACGTTGACAGCCGGTACTCCCGGACGGGTGTTACCGCGGCAGACCTCTTGCCGGGCGCAAAGGTGGCGGATGCCCTGGCCACGCTCGGACTGGATACCGTTGCTGTTCAACTTGCGCTGGTCACAGTGAACGGGCAACGGGCGACCTTAGATACTCCGCTTCACGAGGGCGACGTCGTAAGGCTGATCTCATCGGTGTCGGGCGGGTGA
- a CDS encoding DUF234 domain-containing protein — protein MYNTILAAIASGASGLNEIATKTGEDTKKCAKYVKTMLDLRMLRKEVPLGEKAERNSLYSLSDNMFRFWYRFVPENMTNIEAGMGPIVLERRVLPAIPNYMGRVFEDACIQYIVRRNKNLSLPILFDEIGRWWGNNPMLRRQEGIDFIARTGDAAVFGECKWRNDPMGRDALDSPIAASRVLAKYRERHYMLFVLQVGFHRGAEGRSSAARKRGARGA, from the coding sequence ATGTACAACACCATTCTTGCCGCCATTGCGTCAGGCGCCAGCGGTTTGAACGAGATCGCAACGAAGACCGGAGAAGACACCAAGAAGTGCGCCAAGTACGTCAAGACCATGCTCGACCTGCGCATGCTGAGGAAGGAGGTTCCTCTCGGAGAGAAGGCCGAGCGCAATAGCTTGTACTCCTTGTCGGATAACATGTTCAGGTTCTGGTACAGGTTTGTGCCAGAGAACATGACCAACATCGAGGCGGGCATGGGTCCCATCGTCTTGGAGAGACGGGTGCTGCCTGCCATCCCCAACTACATGGGCAGGGTTTTCGAGGATGCATGCATCCAGTACATCGTGCGCCGAAACAAGAACCTCTCCCTTCCCATACTGTTCGACGAAATCGGCAGGTGGTGGGGCAACAACCCGATGCTGAGGCGTCAGGAGGGAATCGATTTCATCGCGAGGACGGGCGATGCTGCGGTTTTCGGGGAGTGCAAGTGGCGAAATGATCCGATGGGAAGGGACGCGCTGGATAGTCCAATCGCTGCATCGCGCGTGTTGGCGAAGTATCGTGAGAGACACTACATGCTGTTTGTTCTCCAAGTCGGGTTTCACC
- a CDS encoding plasmid pRiA4b ORF-3 family protein — MDHLRHRDSPDIGGRILGTCGRAQACPPEDVGRPGGYEEFLEAMSHPGLERHDELLQWVGGSFDPEAFDVDEANSALGRVRERR, encoded by the coding sequence GTGGATCACTTACGACATCGAGACTCGCCAGACATTGGCGGCAGAATTCTCGGCACTTGCGGCCGAGCACAGGCATGCCCTCCCGAGGACGTCGGCAGGCCTGGAGGCTACGAGGAGTTCCTGGAGGCCATGTCGCACCCAGGTCTCGAGCGTCATGATGAACTCCTTCAATGGGTGGGCGGCAGCTTCGACCCGGAGGCGTTCGATGTCGACGAGGCAAACTCGGCACTTGGCCGGGTGCGGGAGCGCCGGTAG